In Mycteria americana isolate JAX WOST 10 ecotype Jacksonville Zoo and Gardens chromosome 5, USCA_MyAme_1.0, whole genome shotgun sequence, one DNA window encodes the following:
- the INS gene encoding insulin, with translation MGKLPPTNQSSPLRANFSPSLSAASLGLTLLTMALWIQSLPLLALLALSSPGTSHAAANQHLCGSHLVEALYLVCGERGFFYSPKARRDVEQPLVSGPLHGEVGELPFQQEEFEKVKRGIVEQCCHNPCSLYQLENYCN, from the exons ATGGGGAAATTACCACCAACCAACCAGTCTTCACCTCTCAGAGCAAActtctctccatctctttctgCCGCTTCTTTGG GCCTCACCCTGCTCACCATGGCTCTCTGGATCCAATCGCTGCCTCTCCTGGCCCTTCTCGCTCTTTCCAGTCCTGGGACCAGCCACGCGGCTGCCAACCAGCACCTCTGCGGCTCCCACTTGGTGGAGGCTCTCTACCTGGTGTGTGGAGAGCGGGGCTTCTTCTACTCCCCCAAAGCCCGACGGGACGTTGAGCAGCCTCTAG TGAGCGGTCCCTTGCATGGTGAGGTAGGAGAGCTGCCCTTCCAGCAGGAGGAGTTTGAGAAAGTGAAGCGAGGGATTGTTGAGCAATGCTGCCACAACCCGTGCTCCCTCTACCAACTGGAAAACTACTGCAACTAG